One Lactobacillus sp. ESL0785 DNA window includes the following coding sequences:
- a CDS encoding transporter substrate-binding domain-containing protein, giving the protein MKKKFWLIPLIMCVLLLTGSKQKVADQAVLKNAQASKTITWGVEADMKLFSLIDVRDDLHKGFEIDLAQAITKQILGPQGQAKFVTATAQSRIPLLKNGNVDAVIATMSITPERKQVIAFSTPYFNAGESLLVPQNSSIKNVHDLNGKTVIGIVGDNSSEVVKKFAPKAKVIGMQNYGQAVSALKSHQGDALVSDNGVLYGLAVENPGLVVKGGTFTKEPYGIAINQQQKPFEHAVNRAIKQLQRNGEYNRLIKKWFGQVPGFNYREMYQQ; this is encoded by the coding sequence ATGAAAAAGAAATTTTGGTTAATTCCTCTAATCATGTGCGTGCTACTTTTGACAGGTAGTAAGCAAAAAGTTGCTGATCAGGCAGTTTTAAAGAATGCTCAAGCTTCCAAGACAATTACTTGGGGTGTCGAAGCTGATATGAAATTGTTTAGTTTAATTGATGTGCGCGATGACTTACACAAAGGGTTTGAAATTGATTTGGCTCAAGCAATTACCAAACAAATTTTGGGACCACAAGGGCAGGCTAAGTTCGTGACAGCGACAGCTCAGTCGCGGATTCCTCTACTTAAAAATGGTAATGTGGATGCTGTGATTGCAACGATGTCAATTACACCTGAGCGGAAACAAGTAATTGCTTTTTCTACACCATACTTTAATGCTGGTGAGTCCTTACTTGTACCGCAAAATTCTAGTATTAAAAATGTACATGATCTGAATGGCAAAACAGTCATTGGGATTGTTGGCGATAATTCTTCTGAAGTAGTAAAAAAATTTGCTCCAAAAGCAAAAGTAATTGGGATGCAGAATTACGGTCAAGCTGTCAGTGCACTGAAGTCGCATCAAGGTGATGCTTTAGTATCTGACAACGGTGTGCTTTATGGACTAGCTGTTGAAAATCCGGGTTTAGTGGTTAAAGGTGGCACCTTTACTAAAGAACCATACGGGATTGCTATTAACCAGCAGCAGAAGCCATTTGAGCACGCAGTTAACCGCGCAATTAAGCAATTGCAGCGTAATGGTGAATATAACCGGTTAATTAAAAAATGGTTTGGCCAAGTTCCAGGATTTAACTATCGGGAGATGTATCAACAATGA
- a CDS encoding amino acid ABC transporter ATP-binding protein, with translation MSMIEFRNVQKFYGKFHALHNINLKIDQGETVVLIGPSGSGKSTLIRTINRLETIEGGQLIVNNHDLSDPKTDANILRRDVGMVFQHFNLYANKNVLENIMLAPRVVSHLPEAENKERALNLLKMVGLADKAENMPRQLSGGQKQRVAIARSLAMRPKLLLFDEPTSALDPEMIDEVLQVIKRVTTASDMTSLIVTHEMGFAKEVANRVIFMDRGHLVEDDDTSSFFKQPKTERAQQFLSKIIAH, from the coding sequence ATGTCGATGATCGAATTCCGCAATGTGCAGAAATTTTACGGTAAGTTCCATGCTTTGCATAATATTAATTTGAAAATTGATCAGGGTGAAACAGTAGTTTTAATTGGTCCATCTGGATCTGGCAAGAGTACCTTAATTCGGACGATTAACCGCCTAGAAACAATTGAAGGTGGACAATTAATCGTTAACAATCATGATCTGTCGGATCCAAAGACTGATGCGAATATTTTACGTCGTGATGTCGGGATGGTATTTCAACATTTTAATTTGTATGCTAATAAAAATGTCCTTGAAAATATCATGTTAGCACCGCGGGTTGTCAGTCATCTTCCAGAAGCCGAGAATAAAGAACGGGCGCTGAACTTACTTAAGATGGTTGGTTTAGCTGATAAGGCAGAAAACATGCCGCGCCAATTATCCGGCGGGCAAAAGCAGCGGGTTGCAATTGCTCGGTCTCTAGCAATGCGACCTAAATTACTACTATTTGATGAACCAACTTCAGCACTTGATCCCGAAATGATTGATGAAGTACTGCAAGTAATAAAGCGGGTTACAACTGCTAGTGACATGACGTCCTTGATTGTGACGCATGAGATGGGTTTTGCCAAAGAAGTTGCCAACCGGGTAATTTTCATGGATCGGGGTCATTTAGTTGAAGACGATGATACCAGTAGTTTCTTTAAGCAGCCCAAGACTGAACGCGCCCAACAATTTTTAAGTAAAATTATTGCGCATTAA
- the thrS gene encoding threonine--tRNA ligase, which produces MSFSITLPDGSKRDFDQAVSIADLAHDISTSLGKAALAGKVNGELKPVDYELNDDAEVAIITDKDEDGLNVLRATVAFVFEAVAKKAYPELRFGEHAADADGFFVDTDKENQIKIGELPQLEKAIQKAVKSGAKIEQVEMPKSELEDIYKDDKFKLELLKAEKGDTVAAYKLGNFVDFGFSALLPNTGKIKQFKLLSVAGAYWRGQSANPMLQRISGTAFFKKADLDDDIKRREEIKERDHRTIGRDLDLFFVDPKVGAGLPYWMPKGATIRRVIERYIIDKEVSRGYQHVYTPVLMNLDAYKTSGHWAHYRDDMFPPMDMGDGEMLEIRPMNCPSHIQIYKHHIRSYRELPVRIAELGMMHRYEKSGALSGLQRVREMTLNDGHTFVTLDQVKDEFARTLQLIMDVYKDFDITDYYFRLSYRDPKNTEKYFANDDMWERSQSMLKGAMDDMGLDYVEAEGEAAFYGPKLDIQTKTALGSDETMSTIQLDFMLPEQFDLTYVGQDGEEHRPVMIHRGIVGTMERFIAYLIEIYKGAFPTWLAPVQVEIIPVNLDAHGDYAKKVRDELNKRGFRAEVDFRNEKLGYKIREAQTQKVPYTLVLGDKEMAADSVNVRPYGTDKEIAKSLDEFIKEIDADVKSYSREK; this is translated from the coding sequence ATGAGTTTTTCAATTACTTTGCCAGACGGGTCAAAACGCGACTTTGATCAGGCTGTATCAATTGCCGACTTGGCACATGACATTTCAACATCACTTGGTAAGGCAGCATTAGCCGGAAAAGTTAACGGTGAATTGAAGCCAGTTGATTACGAATTAAATGATGATGCAGAAGTAGCAATTATTACTGATAAAGATGAAGACGGTTTGAACGTTTTACGCGCAACTGTTGCCTTTGTTTTTGAAGCAGTTGCTAAAAAGGCGTATCCAGAATTACGGTTTGGTGAACATGCAGCTGACGCCGATGGTTTCTTTGTTGATACAGACAAGGAAAATCAAATCAAAATTGGTGAATTACCACAATTAGAAAAGGCAATTCAAAAGGCAGTTAAAAGCGGCGCCAAGATTGAACAAGTAGAGATGCCTAAGAGCGAATTAGAAGATATTTACAAGGATGACAAGTTCAAGCTTGAATTATTAAAAGCTGAAAAAGGCGACACAGTTGCAGCTTACAAGTTAGGCAACTTCGTTGACTTTGGTTTTAGTGCATTGTTACCGAATACTGGTAAGATTAAGCAATTTAAGTTGTTGTCAGTTGCCGGTGCTTATTGGCGAGGTCAATCAGCTAACCCAATGCTCCAACGGATTTCTGGAACTGCCTTTTTCAAGAAGGCTGACCTTGATGACGACATTAAGCGCCGCGAGGAAATTAAGGAACGTGATCACCGGACAATCGGTCGCGACCTGGACTTGTTCTTTGTTGACCCTAAAGTCGGTGCTGGTCTTCCTTATTGGATGCCAAAGGGTGCTACCATTCGCCGCGTAATTGAGCGCTACATTATTGATAAGGAAGTTTCTCGCGGCTACCAACACGTTTATACACCAGTCTTAATGAATCTTGATGCTTACAAGACTTCTGGTCACTGGGCACACTACCGTGATGATATGTTCCCACCAATGGACATGGGTGATGGCGAAATGCTTGAAATAAGACCAATGAACTGTCCATCACATATTCAAATTTATAAGCATCACATTCGTTCATACCGTGAATTACCAGTGCGGATTGCCGAACTAGGAATGATGCACAGATATGAAAAATCAGGTGCTTTGTCAGGTTTGCAACGGGTTCGAGAAATGACTTTGAACGATGGTCATACTTTTGTTACTTTGGACCAAGTCAAAGATGAATTTGCCAGAACTTTGCAATTAATCATGGATGTTTACAAGGACTTTGACATTACTGACTACTATTTCCGTTTGTCATACCGTGATCCAAAGAATACTGAAAAGTACTTTGCTAATGATGACATGTGGGAAAGAAGTCAATCAATGCTTAAGGGCGCTATGGATGACATGGGCCTTGACTATGTTGAAGCAGAAGGCGAAGCAGCATTTTATGGTCCTAAGCTTGATATTCAAACTAAGACAGCTTTGGGTAGCGACGAAACGATGTCAACTATTCAACTTGACTTCATGTTGCCGGAGCAATTTGACTTAACTTACGTTGGTCAAGATGGCGAGGAACACCGTCCGGTTATGATTCACCGCGGAATTGTTGGTACCATGGAAAGATTTATTGCTTACTTGATTGAAATTTACAAGGGTGCCTTCCCAACTTGGCTGGCTCCAGTTCAAGTAGAAATTATTCCAGTTAATCTTGATGCTCATGGCGACTACGCTAAGAAGGTTCGCGATGAATTGAACAAGCGTGGTTTCAGAGCAGAAGTTGACTTTAGAAATGAAAAATTAGGTTACAAGATTCGTGAAGCTCAAACCCAAAAAGTTCCTTACACGCTTGTTTTGGGTGATAAGGAAATGGCAGCTGACAGTGTTAATGTTCGTCCTTATGGTACTGACAAGGAAATTGCTAAGAGTTTAGACGAATTTATTAAAGAAATTGATGCTGACGTTAAGTCATATTCACGCGAAAAATAA
- the dnaI gene encoding primosomal protein DnaI: protein MQSIEKIINKLNPELVKKHDLAKVYQQVLADPSVHEFLTAHRGQINSEMLKKSWPNLYEYYVRQHKADPVTVGYKTELFLNNNAIDLRYVPDKSKIDHDRELATKKHLHLIKLPESLHNVRLSQVEVTPGRSQVLTAIQQFLAKFAQNPHQKGLYLSGDFGRGKTYLLAGLANQVAAMGKEVVFLHVPTFIAELSSHFEDNSLQTEIDRVAQADLLILDDIGAESLSQWSRDDVLGVILQARMDNILPTFFSSNLAMADLEEHFKETKNAIDPVKAARLMERVKTLATEVVVSGENRRH from the coding sequence ATGCAATCAATTGAAAAAATTATTAATAAATTAAATCCAGAGCTTGTCAAAAAGCATGATTTGGCTAAGGTTTATCAGCAAGTACTGGCAGATCCTAGTGTGCATGAATTTTTAACTGCTCATCGCGGACAAATTAATTCTGAAATGCTTAAAAAAAGTTGGCCTAACTTATACGAATATTATGTCCGTCAGCATAAGGCCGATCCAGTAACAGTGGGGTACAAGACAGAATTGTTTTTGAATAATAATGCGATTGATCTGCGTTACGTACCGGATAAGAGCAAAATTGATCATGATCGAGAACTTGCAACTAAGAAGCATTTGCATTTAATCAAATTGCCGGAGTCACTGCACAATGTTCGTTTAAGTCAGGTTGAAGTAACCCCAGGCCGCTCTCAGGTGCTAACCGCTATTCAGCAGTTTTTGGCAAAATTTGCCCAAAATCCACACCAAAAGGGACTATATTTATCTGGAGATTTTGGTCGTGGTAAAACCTATTTGCTTGCTGGCCTTGCTAATCAAGTGGCAGCAATGGGTAAGGAAGTTGTCTTCTTGCATGTGCCGACATTTATTGCGGAACTGTCAAGTCACTTTGAAGATAATAGTCTGCAGACGGAAATTGACCGGGTGGCACAAGCTGATTTGCTAATTCTTGATGATATTGGTGCTGAAAGCCTGAGTCAGTGGTCGCGTGATGATGTCTTGGGTGTGATTTTACAAGCGCGGATGGATAATATCTTGCCCACCTTTTTCTCATCAAATTTGGCAATGGCTGATTTAGAAGAGCATTTTAAGGAAACAAAGAATGCGATTGATCCAGTTAAGGCAGCACGGTTGATGGAGCGAGTTAAAACCTTAGCAACTGAAGTTGTGGTGTCAGGTGAAAATCGCCGGCATTAG
- a CDS encoding DnaD domain protein, whose amino-acid sequence MFATADPKQPFLIVNHVDVFPHDLRILIKLYQPLVGGLGLALYLTLIEDYDAQMILSDSKGIYHLQEQLDCSLQNLFSALHKIEAVGLVQTRVITNEIMGQVLLFQLTRVPSSSEFFATELLASLLKEKVGLTTFQELSHAFAAENKKEKNHVVGMQSAPDVSASFMDVFRLPEEEAISPSADVRTAAKENQVKPVKTASVNKQDDVDWAWLKQQFANYHIKDIEIDQNQDAIRGIMRTYGLSEQEFVDETLPCLHGSYQLDIPLIKKTIAENIHALDQSNELKRQLNTAQPQAVNYNFTAQEQNLLKAAKSMSPSNFLYKLKRKKGGAVAPNENQLLYMIMNRYGLSAEVTNILIYARLRDYPHLSTSFVQTTADDWLQHRITSAEKALNYLKERDAKKLARRKQAQKRYYTAYNSKQKHVEKGTDWSKKKAADNAEVSSTDLKNFFKHLEDENGMK is encoded by the coding sequence ATGTTTGCGACTGCTGATCCCAAACAACCTTTTTTAATTGTTAACCATGTTGATGTTTTCCCTCATGATTTGCGCATTTTGATTAAGCTGTACCAGCCACTAGTTGGTGGTTTGGGCTTAGCCCTGTATTTAACGCTAATAGAAGATTATGATGCTCAGATGATTTTGTCTGACAGTAAGGGAATTTATCACTTGCAAGAGCAGCTTGATTGCAGCTTGCAGAATTTGTTTAGTGCATTGCATAAGATTGAAGCAGTTGGCTTGGTGCAAACTAGAGTAATTACTAATGAAATTATGGGGCAAGTTTTACTCTTTCAATTAACTCGCGTGCCTAGCAGTAGTGAGTTTTTTGCGACGGAACTTTTGGCAAGTTTGTTAAAAGAAAAGGTAGGGCTAACAACTTTTCAAGAGTTAAGTCATGCCTTTGCTGCGGAAAATAAAAAAGAAAAGAATCATGTTGTAGGGATGCAGAGTGCTCCAGATGTTTCGGCTTCTTTTATGGATGTTTTTCGGTTGCCTGAAGAGGAGGCAATTAGTCCGTCTGCAGATGTCCGAACGGCTGCTAAAGAAAATCAGGTTAAACCGGTAAAAACAGCCAGCGTTAATAAGCAAGATGATGTTGACTGGGCTTGGCTTAAGCAGCAATTCGCAAATTACCATATTAAGGATATTGAGATTGACCAAAATCAGGACGCTATTCGCGGAATTATGCGCACTTATGGCTTATCTGAACAAGAATTTGTTGATGAAACTTTGCCTTGTCTGCATGGCAGCTATCAGTTGGATATCCCCTTAATTAAAAAAACGATTGCTGAAAATATTCATGCACTTGATCAGAGTAATGAACTTAAGCGCCAGTTAAATACCGCGCAACCACAAGCTGTGAATTATAATTTTACTGCTCAAGAGCAAAATTTACTTAAGGCAGCTAAATCAATGTCACCAAGTAATTTTTTGTATAAATTAAAACGCAAAAAAGGCGGTGCTGTCGCGCCTAATGAAAATCAGCTACTCTATATGATAATGAATCGGTATGGTCTTTCTGCTGAAGTAACTAATATTTTAATATATGCACGGTTGCGCGATTATCCGCATTTAAGTACGTCTTTTGTACAGACTACGGCTGATGATTGGTTGCAGCATCGAATTACAAGTGCTGAAAAGGCGCTTAATTATTTGAAAGAACGGGATGCTAAGAAGCTGGCTAGACGTAAGCAAGCACAAAAAAGGTACTATACTGCGTACAATAGTAAACAAAAGCATGTTGAAAAGGGTACTGATTGGAGTAAGAAAAAAGCGGCTGATAATGCGGAAGTTTCTTCTACAGACTTGAAGAACTTTTTTAAGCATTTGGAAGATGAAAACGGAATGAAGTAG
- the nrdR gene encoding transcriptional regulator NrdR — protein sequence MECPNCRQNVSRVIDSRPSDENRAIRRRRECENCGFRFTTFERVETSPLLVIKNDGTREPFSRKKILHGVMAAGQKRPITSAQFEELVDHVENKVRKLGVSEISSKKIGQIVMDELANIDDVAYIRFASIYREFKDMSSFMKTMEDMIAKREKGN from the coding sequence ATGGAATGTCCTAATTGTCGACAAAATGTCTCGCGTGTAATTGATTCTCGTCCCAGTGATGAAAATCGGGCGATTAGACGCCGGCGTGAATGTGAAAATTGTGGTTTTCGTTTTACGACTTTTGAGCGGGTCGAAACTTCACCTTTATTAGTAATTAAAAATGATGGTACACGCGAACCTTTTAGTCGCAAGAAAATTTTGCATGGGGTAATGGCTGCAGGACAAAAACGGCCAATTACCAGTGCGCAGTTCGAAGAATTAGTTGATCATGTCGAAAACAAGGTTCGTAAACTAGGAGTTAGTGAAATTTCATCAAAGAAAATTGGCCAAATTGTGATGGATGAACTAGCTAATATTGACGATGTTGCTTATATTCGCTTTGCGTCTATTTATCGTGAATTTAAGGACATGTCTAGTTTTATGAAGACAATGGAAGATATGATTGCTAAACGTGAGAAAGGAAATTAA
- the coaE gene encoding dephospho-CoA kinase (Dephospho-CoA kinase (CoaE) performs the final step in coenzyme A biosynthesis.): MTLVLGVTGGIASGKSTADAFFRQKQIPIIDSDLIAHDILNPGKIGYKQVVQQFGPTILNADGTINRRKLGQLVFGDAEQLAILNQITHPLIFQTIQTKITQNRQTGAAIVIVDAPVLFESGGQKYCDQTLLIAIPKALQVKRLMQRDQLSKQAALERINSQMPLAQKAKLADYVITNTGTIEELTAKLAQLLLKLRGDKNGMS; encoded by the coding sequence AAGCACAGCTGATGCTTTTTTTAGGCAAAAGCAAATTCCGATTATTGATAGCGATCTGATTGCTCATGATATTTTAAATCCTGGTAAAATTGGTTATAAGCAAGTTGTGCAGCAATTTGGCCCCACAATTTTAAATGCTGATGGAACAATTAATCGCCGTAAGTTGGGACAGCTTGTTTTTGGGGATGCTGAACAACTAGCAATATTAAATCAGATTACCCATCCGTTGATTTTTCAAACAATTCAGACTAAAATTACGCAAAATAGACAAACTGGTGCCGCAATCGTAATTGTTGATGCACCAGTGTTATTTGAGTCCGGTGGGCAAAAATATTGTGACCAGACACTGCTTATTGCCATTCCTAAAGCATTGCAGGTCAAAAGGCTGATGCAGCGTGACCAATTGAGTAAGCAAGCTGCTCTAGAACGGATTAATAGTCAAATGCCGCTTGCACAAAAAGCAAAATTGGCTGATTATGTAATTACAAATACTGGTACAATAGAAGAATTGACAGCAAAATTGGCACAATTGCTATTGAAATTGAGAGGAGATAAGAATGGAATGTCCTAA